From Pseudonocardia autotrophica, one genomic window encodes:
- the pgeF gene encoding peptidoglycan editing factor PgeF — protein MTQADSPPLRVRRVTTTRAGGRSTGPFSRFNLSLGVGDDPAAVSANRARIVRELGLAGLVFLRQVHGREVAVLRETPRARPGTGGVAPDLPDVDAVVTDVPLLGIAVLAADCVPVLLGDPVAGVVGAAHAGRVGAASGVLDAVIDEMTALGATVDRLEVLLGPAVCGRCYEVPRAMRDEVEAALPGSASTTRTGTAGLDLRAGLSRRLADLGVSRVGTDPRCTIEDPDLYSHRREGRCGRQAAITWLDPRDVRNSRSAGVRAAR, from the coding sequence ATGACGCAGGCCGACTCGCCGCCGCTCCGGGTCCGGCGGGTCACGACGACCCGGGCGGGCGGCCGGTCGACCGGTCCGTTCTCCCGGTTCAACCTGTCGCTCGGAGTCGGTGACGACCCGGCCGCGGTGAGCGCGAACCGGGCCCGGATCGTGCGCGAGCTGGGCCTGGCCGGGCTGGTCTTCCTGCGCCAGGTACACGGCCGCGAGGTGGCCGTCCTCCGGGAGACGCCACGTGCCCGGCCCGGTACCGGCGGGGTCGCCCCCGACCTGCCGGACGTCGACGCGGTGGTGACCGACGTGCCGTTGCTCGGCATCGCGGTGCTCGCCGCGGACTGCGTCCCGGTGCTGCTCGGTGACCCGGTGGCCGGGGTGGTCGGGGCGGCACACGCCGGCCGGGTCGGCGCCGCGTCCGGGGTACTGGACGCCGTGATCGACGAGATGACCGCACTCGGGGCCACCGTGGACCGGCTCGAGGTGCTGCTCGGGCCCGCGGTCTGCGGACGCTGCTACGAGGTCCCGCGGGCGATGCGCGACGAGGTGGAGGCCGCGCTGCCCGGCAGCGCGTCGACCACCCGCACCGGCACCGCCGGGCTGGACCTGCGGGCCGGTCTCTCCCGCCGGCTCGCCGATCTCGGGGTGAGCCGGGTCGGCACCGATCCGCGCTGCACCATCGAGGACCCGGACCTCTACAGCCACCGCCGCGAGGGCCGGTGCGGCCGCCAGGCCGCGATCACCTGGCTCGACCCGCGTGACGTGCGCAACTCTCGCAGCGCCGGTGTCCGCGCGGCACGATGA
- the murC gene encoding UDP-N-acetylmuramate--L-alanine ligase gives MSGIARILLARGIAVSGSDARESRTVTALRALGARVEVGHDAAHLRRDGEDAPTVVVSTAIRETNAELAAAREQGLPVVHRAVALAALTEGRRLVAIAGTHGKTSTTSMITVALQHTGADPSFAIGGDLSISGSGAHHGSGEVFVVEADESDGSFTAFAPSVAVVTNVEPDHLDHHGDAETYFAVFERFLDRLVPGAVLVTCADDPGAETVAVAAERAGVRVLRYGRSAAGALDARLLDFTPDGTGSRSLFRHAGAERELRLSVPGEHMALNALGAFLAAGETGADPETLLDGLAGFGGVQRRYEFKGRVRGVSVYDDYAHHPTEVAATLRAAREAAPTVHGRRGRVLVAFQPHLYSRTRLFAREFGESLSLADEVVVLDVYGAREDPEPGVGPALITDEVRLPAERVHRAPSWEQTPAAVAALAVDGDTVITMGAGDVTALGPEILRELAGGDRE, from the coding sequence ATGAGCGGCATCGCCCGCATCCTGCTGGCCCGCGGGATCGCGGTCTCCGGGTCCGACGCCCGCGAGTCGCGCACCGTCACCGCACTGCGCGCGCTCGGTGCCCGCGTCGAGGTCGGGCACGACGCCGCCCACCTACGGCGCGACGGCGAGGACGCACCCACCGTCGTCGTCTCCACCGCCATCCGGGAGACCAACGCCGAGCTCGCGGCGGCGCGCGAGCAGGGCCTGCCCGTCGTGCACCGGGCGGTCGCGCTCGCGGCACTCACCGAGGGCCGCAGGCTGGTCGCGATCGCGGGAACACACGGCAAGACCTCGACCACGTCGATGATCACCGTCGCCCTCCAGCACACCGGCGCCGATCCGTCGTTCGCGATCGGCGGCGACCTCTCGATCTCCGGCAGCGGGGCGCACCACGGCAGCGGCGAGGTGTTCGTCGTCGAGGCCGACGAGAGCGACGGTTCGTTCACCGCGTTCGCGCCGTCGGTCGCGGTCGTCACCAACGTCGAGCCGGACCATCTCGACCACCACGGCGACGCCGAGACCTACTTCGCGGTGTTCGAGCGGTTCCTCGACCGGCTGGTCCCCGGTGCCGTGCTGGTCACCTGTGCCGACGACCCCGGCGCCGAGACGGTTGCGGTCGCCGCGGAGCGGGCCGGTGTCCGGGTGCTGCGCTACGGCCGGTCCGCGGCGGGGGCGCTGGACGCCCGGCTGCTCGACTTCACCCCCGACGGCACCGGCTCGCGGTCGCTGTTCCGGCACGCCGGGGCCGAGCGGGAGCTGCGGCTCAGCGTGCCCGGCGAGCACATGGCGCTCAACGCGCTCGGCGCGTTCCTCGCCGCGGGGGAGACCGGCGCCGATCCGGAGACCCTGCTCGACGGGCTCGCCGGGTTCGGCGGGGTGCAGCGCCGGTACGAGTTCAAGGGCCGGGTCCGCGGCGTCTCGGTCTACGACGACTACGCCCACCACCCCACCGAGGTGGCCGCCACCCTGCGGGCGGCGCGGGAGGCCGCGCCGACCGTGCACGGCCGGCGCGGCCGGGTGCTGGTCGCGTTCCAGCCGCACCTCTACTCCCGGACCCGGCTGTTCGCCCGCGAGTTCGGCGAGTCGCTCTCGCTCGCGGACGAGGTCGTGGTGCTCGACGTCTACGGTGCCCGGGAGGATCCCGAACCCGGGGTCGGTCCGGCACTGATCACCGACGAGGTGCGGCTGCCCGCCGAGCGGGTGCACCGCGCACCGTCGTGGGAGCAGACCCCGGCGGCCGTCGCGGCGCTCGCGGTCGACGGTGACACGGTGATCACGATGGGTGCCGGGGACGTCACGGCACTCGGCCCGGAGATCCTGCGCGAACTCGCCGGGGGCGACCGGGAATGA
- the ftsZ gene encoding cell division protein FtsZ: MTPPHNYLAVIKVVGIGGGGVNAVNRMIEVGLKGVEFIAVNTDAQALLMSDADVKLDIGRELTRGLGAGANPDVGGKAAEDHAEEIEEVLKGADMVFVTAGEGGGTGTGGAPVVASIARKLGALTIGVVTRPFTFEGRRRAGQAEDGIQALRNECDTLIVIPNDRLLQLGDVGVSLMDAFRSADEVLLSGVQGITNLITTPGLINLDFADVKSVMSGAGSALMGIGSARGEGRAVQAAEKAINSPLLEASMDGAQGVLLSIAGGSDLGLFEIHEAASLVQEAAHPEANIIFGTVIDDSLGDEVRVTVIAAGFEGGTPTHKKLEPAVFSRGAQKASEPAAGAAATGQPPAQPAQPAQPAAPQQNPAGYGSGAGVAQTTPDLPASVPSSPERTGVLPPAQPSAPAPRQPDLRQEAPAGTEHTPAPPSGNVHGNGAAPAARPADPVDDEVDVPPFMRR, translated from the coding sequence ATGACGCCCCCGCACAACTACCTGGCCGTGATCAAGGTCGTCGGCATCGGTGGCGGCGGCGTGAACGCCGTCAACCGCATGATCGAGGTCGGCCTCAAGGGGGTCGAGTTCATCGCGGTGAACACCGACGCCCAGGCCCTCCTGATGTCGGACGCCGATGTGAAGCTCGACATCGGCCGTGAGCTGACGCGCGGTCTCGGTGCCGGCGCCAACCCCGACGTCGGTGGCAAGGCCGCCGAGGACCACGCCGAGGAGATCGAGGAGGTCCTCAAGGGGGCCGACATGGTCTTCGTCACCGCGGGCGAGGGCGGCGGCACCGGCACCGGCGGTGCGCCGGTCGTCGCGTCGATCGCCCGCAAGCTCGGCGCGCTGACGATCGGTGTGGTCACCCGCCCGTTCACCTTCGAGGGTCGCCGTCGCGCCGGCCAGGCCGAGGACGGCATCCAGGCCCTGCGCAACGAGTGCGACACCCTGATCGTCATCCCGAACGACCGGCTGCTGCAGCTCGGCGACGTCGGCGTCTCGCTGATGGACGCCTTCCGCTCCGCCGACGAGGTGCTGCTCTCCGGCGTCCAGGGGATCACCAACCTGATCACCACCCCGGGCCTGATCAACCTGGACTTCGCCGACGTCAAGTCGGTCATGTCCGGTGCCGGCTCGGCGCTGATGGGAATAGGGTCCGCGCGCGGTGAGGGCCGGGCGGTGCAGGCCGCCGAGAAGGCCATCAACTCCCCGCTGCTCGAAGCCTCGATGGACGGCGCGCAGGGCGTGCTGCTCTCCATCGCGGGTGGTTCCGACCTGGGTCTGTTCGAGATCCACGAGGCGGCGTCGCTGGTCCAGGAGGCCGCGCACCCCGAGGCCAACATCATCTTCGGCACCGTGATCGACGACTCGCTCGGTGACGAGGTGCGGGTCACCGTGATAGCAGCCGGCTTCGAGGGCGGAACCCCGACCCACAAGAAGCTGGAACCGGCCGTGTTCAGCCGCGGCGCCCAGAAGGCGTCCGAGCCGGCGGCCGGAGCCGCCGCGACGGGACAGCCCCCGGCGCAGCCCGCGCAGCCTGCCCAGCCCGCCGCGCCGCAGCAGAACCCGGCCGGCTACGGCTCGGGGGCCGGTGTGGCACAGACGACGCCGGACCTGCCTGCCTCGGTCCCGTCCTCGCCGGAGCGGACCGGTGTGCTGCCGCCCGCGCAGCCCAGCGCCCCCGCGCCCCGGCAGCCGGACCTCCGCCAGGAGGCCCCGGCCGGCACCGAGCACACCCCGGCGCCGCCCTCGGGCAACGTCCACGGCAACGGTGCCGCCCCGGCGGCCCGGCCGGCCGACCCGGTCGACGACGAGGTGGACGTCCCGCCGTTCATGCGGCGCTGA
- a CDS encoding YggS family pyridoxal phosphate-dependent enzyme — MTGVAEPDTPERTAELTERLAAVRERLDAACRAAGRDPAEVSLLAVTKTVPPADVAALLDLGLVEFAENRAQELAAKVHDVATARPGAAPRWHFVGGLQRNKVRMVLPWVSGIQSVDSSRLARTIDKEVARLRETGQGSGPLPVLLQYSVDGDPGRGGVPADGLEALADLVAELPGLELAGLMAVAPLGPEPAESFAAIAEAAGRVRERHPSARTLSAGMSGDLEIAVDHGSTVVRVGTALVGDRRITSE, encoded by the coding sequence ATGACCGGTGTGGCCGAGCCCGACACCCCGGAACGCACCGCCGAACTGACCGAACGCCTCGCCGCGGTCCGCGAACGCCTGGACGCCGCCTGCCGCGCCGCGGGCCGTGATCCCGCCGAGGTCTCCCTGCTGGCGGTGACCAAGACCGTCCCACCGGCCGACGTCGCCGCTCTCCTCGATCTCGGGCTGGTGGAGTTCGCCGAGAACCGGGCCCAGGAACTGGCGGCCAAGGTGCACGACGTGGCCACCGCCCGCCCCGGTGCGGCGCCCCGCTGGCATTTCGTCGGTGGCCTGCAGCGCAACAAGGTACGCATGGTGCTCCCGTGGGTGAGCGGAATCCAGTCCGTCGACTCGTCCCGGCTGGCCAGGACGATCGACAAGGAGGTCGCCCGGCTGCGCGAGACGGGACAGGGGAGCGGACCGCTGCCGGTGCTCCTGCAGTACAGCGTGGACGGTGACCCCGGGCGCGGCGGCGTACCCGCCGACGGCCTGGAGGCACTCGCCGACCTGGTCGCGGAGCTGCCCGGGCTGGAGCTGGCCGGCCTGATGGCGGTGGCGCCACTCGGCCCGGAGCCCGCCGAGTCGTTCGCCGCGATCGCCGAGGCGGCCGGCCGGGTCCGGGAACGGCACCCGTCGGCCCGCACGTTGTCCGCCGGAATGAGCGGTGACCTGGAGATCGCGGTCGATCACGGTTCGACAGTGGTGCGTGTCGGTACGGCCCTTGTGGGGGACCGGCGGATAACCTCCGAGTAA
- the ileS gene encoding isoleucine--tRNA ligase, producing MSDTGYPEVPAHPTFPALERDVLASWEADDTFRASVEQRPAGENGADEFVFYDGPPFANGLPHYGHLLTGYVKDVVPRYRTMRGNRVERRFGWDTHGLPAEVETENQLGIKHKSEIEEMGVAAFNEACRTSVLRYTGEWRDYVTRQARWVDFDNDYKTLDLDYMESVMWAFKSLWDKGLVYSGFRVLWYCWRCETPLSATETKMDDVYLDRQDPAVTVGLRLSTPDRPETDGALALVWTTTPWTLPSNLAVAVHPDVDYVVVEAATTEGGAAERWLLAEARVAAYARELGEEPPVVARVTGRDLLGATYTPPFDFFTGRENAHRVLAADYVTTEDGTGLVHIAPAFGEEDKEVTDAAGIEVVNPVDSRGEFTVEVPPYAGMQVFDANPQIIRDLKESNAHVQGVLLRHETYDHPYPHCWRCGNALIQRAVDSWFVRVTRFRDRMVELNQQIDWTPAHVRDGQFGKWLEGARDWGISRNRYWGSPIPVWQSDDPRYPRTDVYGSLDELERDFGVRPTDLHRPYVDELTRPNPDDPTGNSTMRRVPEVLDCWFESGSMPFAQVHYPFENADWFEHHYPGDFIVEYNGQTRGWFYTLHVLATALFDRPAFRNCSAHGIVLGDDGAKMSKSRKNYPDVNEVFDRDGSDAMRWFLMASPILRGGNLVVTEQGIREGVRQAILPLWNTWYFLSLYAGDGRGTFRTDSPHVLDRYVLAKTADLVDGVTAAMDAYDIAGACERIREHAETLTNWYVRRSRERFWATGSADADAARRDAVDTLHTVLEVTCRVAAPLLPLTTEAIWRGLTGGRSVHMTDWPDGSDPSVSTTATAADLPRDPELVAGMDRIRQVASAALSLRKSAKVRVRQPLPGLTVAAADAAALEPFTELLRDEVNVRSVELTGDVAAHGRFELAVNARVAGPRLGGDVQKCIRAVKAGEWSQEADGTVLAAGIALQRSEFTEKLVATDPEHTAALPGNAGLVVLDTAVTPELAAEGTARDVVRVVQQARRDAGLAVADRIALTLDGPDAVLDAVRAHEAFVAGEVLATSVSYAAAAGASPGQVVAPDGTPVELRAAVARV from the coding sequence ATGAGCGACACCGGTTACCCCGAGGTCCCCGCACATCCCACTTTCCCCGCGCTGGAGCGCGACGTTCTGGCCTCCTGGGAGGCCGACGACACGTTCCGCGCGTCGGTCGAGCAGCGTCCCGCCGGTGAGAACGGCGCCGACGAGTTCGTGTTCTACGACGGCCCGCCGTTCGCCAACGGGCTGCCGCACTACGGCCACCTGTTGACCGGCTACGTCAAGGATGTCGTCCCGCGCTACCGGACCATGCGCGGCAACCGGGTCGAGCGCCGCTTCGGCTGGGACACCCACGGACTGCCCGCCGAGGTCGAGACCGAGAACCAGCTCGGGATCAAGCACAAGTCCGAGATCGAGGAGATGGGCGTCGCCGCCTTCAACGAGGCGTGCCGTACCTCGGTGCTGCGCTACACCGGCGAGTGGCGCGACTACGTGACCCGCCAGGCCCGCTGGGTCGACTTCGACAACGACTACAAGACGCTCGACCTGGACTACATGGAGTCCGTCATGTGGGCGTTCAAGTCGTTGTGGGACAAGGGTCTCGTCTACTCCGGATTCCGTGTGCTCTGGTACTGCTGGCGGTGTGAGACGCCGCTGAGCGCCACCGAGACGAAGATGGACGACGTCTACCTCGACCGGCAGGACCCGGCCGTCACGGTCGGGCTGCGGCTCTCGACACCGGACCGGCCGGAGACCGACGGGGCGCTCGCCCTGGTCTGGACGACCACTCCGTGGACCCTGCCGTCGAACCTCGCGGTGGCCGTGCACCCCGACGTCGACTACGTGGTGGTGGAGGCCGCCACGACGGAAGGCGGCGCTGCGGAGCGCTGGCTGCTCGCCGAGGCCCGGGTCGCCGCCTACGCCCGCGAGCTGGGGGAGGAGCCGCCGGTCGTCGCGCGGGTGACCGGGCGCGACCTGCTCGGCGCCACCTACACGCCGCCGTTCGACTTCTTCACCGGCCGGGAGAACGCCCACCGGGTGCTGGCCGCCGACTACGTCACCACCGAGGACGGCACCGGCCTGGTGCACATCGCCCCCGCCTTCGGTGAGGAGGACAAGGAGGTCACCGACGCGGCCGGCATCGAGGTCGTGAACCCGGTCGACTCCCGCGGCGAGTTCACCGTCGAGGTCCCGCCCTACGCCGGGATGCAGGTGTTCGACGCGAACCCGCAGATCATCCGGGACCTCAAGGAATCGAACGCCCACGTCCAGGGCGTGCTGCTGCGGCACGAGACCTACGACCACCCGTATCCGCACTGCTGGCGCTGCGGCAACGCGCTGATCCAGCGCGCCGTGGACTCCTGGTTCGTGCGCGTCACCCGGTTCCGGGACCGGATGGTCGAGCTGAACCAGCAGATCGACTGGACGCCGGCACACGTCCGGGACGGCCAGTTCGGCAAGTGGCTCGAAGGCGCCCGCGACTGGGGCATCTCCCGCAACCGGTACTGGGGCAGCCCGATCCCGGTGTGGCAGTCCGACGACCCGCGCTACCCGCGCACCGACGTCTACGGCTCGCTCGACGAGCTGGAGCGCGACTTCGGCGTGCGCCCGACGGACCTGCACCGCCCCTACGTCGACGAACTGACCCGGCCGAACCCGGACGACCCGACCGGCAACTCGACCATGCGCCGGGTGCCCGAGGTGCTGGACTGCTGGTTCGAGTCCGGCTCGATGCCGTTCGCCCAGGTGCATTACCCGTTCGAGAACGCCGACTGGTTCGAGCACCACTACCCGGGTGACTTCATCGTCGAGTACAACGGCCAGACCCGCGGCTGGTTCTACACGCTGCACGTGCTGGCCACGGCGCTGTTCGACCGGCCCGCGTTCCGCAACTGCTCGGCGCACGGCATCGTCCTGGGTGACGACGGCGCCAAGATGTCGAAGTCGCGCAAGAACTACCCGGACGTCAACGAGGTCTTCGACCGGGACGGCTCGGACGCCATGCGGTGGTTCCTCATGGCCAGCCCGATCCTGCGCGGCGGGAACCTGGTGGTCACCGAGCAGGGCATCCGGGAGGGTGTCCGGCAGGCGATCCTGCCGCTGTGGAACACCTGGTACTTCCTGTCGCTCTACGCCGGTGACGGGCGCGGGACCTTCCGCACCGACAGCCCGCACGTGCTCGACCGGTACGTGCTGGCCAAGACCGCGGACCTGGTCGACGGCGTCACCGCGGCGATGGACGCCTACGACATCGCGGGTGCCTGCGAGCGGATCCGGGAGCACGCCGAGACGCTGACCAACTGGTACGTCCGCCGGTCCCGGGAGCGCTTCTGGGCGACCGGCTCGGCCGATGCCGACGCAGCGCGGCGCGACGCCGTCGACACCCTGCACACCGTGCTGGAGGTGACCTGCCGGGTCGCGGCGCCGCTGCTGCCGCTGACCACGGAGGCGATCTGGCGTGGCCTGACCGGCGGGCGCTCGGTGCACATGACGGACTGGCCCGATGGTTCCGACCCGTCGGTGTCCACGACCGCGACGGCGGCCGACCTGCCCCGCGACCCCGAGCTGGTCGCCGGGATGGACCGGATCCGCCAGGTCGCCTCGGCGGCGTTGTCGCTGCGCAAGTCCGCCAAGGTGCGGGTGCGCCAGCCGCTGCCCGGGCTCACCGTGGCGGCGGCCGACGCCGCGGCGCTGGAGCCGTTCACCGAGCTGCTGCGCGACGAGGTCAACGTGCGCTCGGTCGAGCTGACCGGCGACGTCGCCGCGCACGGCCGCTTCGAGCTGGCGGTGAACGCCCGGGTCGCCGGGCCGCGCCTCGGCGGTGACGTGCAGAAGTGCATCCGCGCGGTGAAGGCGGGCGAGTGGAGCCAGGAGGCCGACGGCACCGTCCTCGCCGCCGGGATCGCGTTGCAGCGCAGCGAGTTCACCGAGAAGCTCGTCGCCACCGACCCGGAGCACACGGCCGCGCTCCCCGGCAACGCCGGCCTGGTCGTGCTGGACACCGCGGTGACCCCGGAGCTGGCGGCCGAGGGCACCGCCCGCGACGTCGTCCGGGTGGTGCAGCAGGCGCGCCGGGACGCCGGGCTCGCCGTCGCGGACCGGATCGCGCTGACCCTCGACGGGCCGGACGCGGTGCTCGACGCGGTGCGCGCGCACGAGGCGTTCGTGGCGGGCGAGGTGCTGGCGACCTCGGTGTCCTACGCCGCCGCCGCGGGCGCGTCCCCGGGTCAGGTCGTCGCCCCGGACGGGACGCCGGTCGAGCTGCGGGCGGCGGTCGCCCGGGTCTGA
- a CDS encoding cell division protein FtsQ/DivIB has protein sequence MSRGDDSGDGTGDGTGDGTGDGTRTGGTARRTPEQERQAAERARRIRARRAADRPTGPTDTGARNTGRARRGSRSADPAGSGDPDTGGSPDTDEDRDRAATREPAGAGTGRGTGGGDRPAHRDTAGAARDRAAARTAARDRAADPRHRRRRLVALLATVLVVLIGLSAAGWWALGRFGPPVSAVEVVGIRQIPVHDVEAAADVGTGIPLAAVDTGAVAARVSAIPGVANVDIGRTWPETLTVTVTERTPAALVETPDGLQLVDVTGFAYREAPPDLRLPRLQLPDVDPEDPATLAAVSALQALPEPVRDQVETLSLGAGGSTFELGLTGDRRVLWGPWADSASVAHRAEVLGPLLEREGTVYDVSSPALVTVRR, from the coding sequence ATGAGCAGGGGCGACGACAGCGGCGACGGAACCGGCGACGGAACCGGCGACGGAACCGGCGACGGCACCCGGACCGGCGGCACCGCGCGTCGCACCCCGGAGCAGGAACGGCAGGCGGCCGAGCGGGCACGCCGGATCCGGGCACGCCGGGCGGCCGATCGGCCCACGGGACCGACCGACACCGGCGCCCGGAACACCGGGCGGGCGCGCCGGGGGTCCCGGTCCGCCGACCCGGCCGGCTCCGGCGACCCGGACACCGGCGGCTCCCCGGACACCGATGAGGACCGGGACCGGGCGGCCACCCGTGAACCGGCCGGGGCCGGGACGGGCCGGGGGACCGGCGGCGGCGACCGCCCCGCCCACCGGGACACCGCAGGCGCGGCCCGCGACCGGGCCGCCGCGCGGACGGCGGCCCGGGACCGGGCCGCCGATCCACGGCACCGGCGCCGCCGGCTGGTCGCGCTGCTCGCCACCGTGCTGGTGGTGCTGATCGGGCTGTCCGCCGCCGGCTGGTGGGCGCTCGGCCGGTTCGGACCGCCGGTGTCCGCCGTCGAGGTCGTCGGCATCCGGCAGATCCCGGTGCACGACGTCGAGGCCGCCGCCGATGTCGGCACCGGAATCCCGCTCGCCGCGGTGGACACCGGCGCCGTCGCGGCCCGGGTGTCGGCGATCCCGGGCGTCGCGAACGTCGACATCGGCCGGACCTGGCCGGAGACGCTGACGGTGACGGTCACCGAACGCACCCCGGCCGCGCTGGTGGAGACCCCCGACGGGCTGCAGCTCGTCGACGTGACCGGCTTCGCCTACCGCGAGGCGCCGCCCGATCTCCGGCTGCCCCGGCTGCAGCTGCCCGACGTCGATCCGGAGGACCCGGCGACCCTCGCCGCCGTCTCCGCCCTGCAGGCGCTGCCGGAACCGGTGCGCGACCAGGTGGAGACGCTGTCCCTCGGCGCCGGTGGGAGCACCTTCGAGCTGGGACTGACCGGCGACCGGCGGGTGCTGTGGGGGCCGTGGGCGGACAGCGCCTCCGTCGCGCACCGGGCGGAGGTCCTCGGGCCGCTGCTGGAACGGGAGGGCACGGTCTACGACGTGTCCAGCCCGGCCCTGGTGACGGTCCGTCGCTGA
- a CDS encoding cell division protein SepF yields MSAMYRLKAYFGMVPADEMDYVDDPGHYRAAHEHSSSGRGDRWATASGRFADQDGYGDERYDAPTGYDDGWGPRTARDTPRPARGVRPDLRGEREPNDHLGRVSPIGGAAGAAVRGSLAMDPDAFRSPSREPQREERPTPIAPAPVPSAVPEQRDRTAVAPASITTLHPRSYNEARTIGERYRDGVPVIMNLTDLDGAAAKRLVDFAAGLAFALRGSIDKVTDRVFLLTPADVEVSADDARRLAERGAFRQD; encoded by the coding sequence ATGAGCGCGATGTACCGGCTGAAGGCGTACTTCGGCATGGTCCCGGCCGATGAGATGGACTACGTGGATGATCCGGGCCACTACCGGGCGGCCCACGAGCACTCTTCGAGCGGTCGCGGCGACCGCTGGGCGACCGCTTCGGGTCGGTTCGCCGACCAGGACGGTTACGGCGACGAACGATACGACGCCCCCACGGGCTACGACGACGGCTGGGGTCCCCGCACGGCGCGGGACACGCCCCGTCCGGCGCGCGGTGTGCGGCCCGATCTGCGCGGTGAGCGGGAGCCGAATGATCATCTCGGCCGGGTCTCGCCGATCGGTGGGGCCGCCGGAGCGGCTGTCCGCGGGTCGCTCGCGATGGATCCGGACGCCTTCCGGAGCCCCTCTCGGGAACCTCAGCGCGAGGAGCGGCCGACGCCGATCGCGCCGGCGCCGGTGCCCTCGGCGGTGCCCGAGCAGCGCGACCGGACGGCCGTCGCGCCGGCCTCGATCACGACGCTGCACCCCCGGAGCTACAACGAGGCGCGCACGATCGGCGAGCGCTACCGCGACGGTGTGCCGGTCATCATGAACCTCACCGATCTGGACGGCGCAGCCGCGAAACGCCTGGTGGACTTCGCCGCAGGCCTGGCATTCGCGCTGCGCGGATCGATCGACAAGGTCACCGACCGGGTGTTCCTTCTCACCCCGGCGGACGTCGAGGTGTCCGCGGACGACGCGCGCAGGCTCGCCGAGCGCGGGGCTTTCCGACAGGATTGA
- a CDS encoding YggT family protein, protein MSTAIGFLIYYVLFFFWLLLAARIVVEMVRSFARQWRPAGAPAVALEVVFTATDPPVKLLRRVIPVVRIGGVGLDLSIMVLLLVVFISMSAVRSQLLG, encoded by the coding sequence GTGTCCACCGCCATCGGCTTCTTGATCTATTACGTCCTGTTCTTCTTCTGGCTGCTGCTCGCGGCCCGGATCGTCGTCGAGATGGTCCGGTCGTTCGCGCGCCAGTGGCGCCCGGCCGGAGCCCCCGCGGTGGCGCTCGAGGTCGTCTTCACCGCGACCGACCCTCCGGTCAAGTTGCTGCGGAGAGTGATCCCCGTCGTCCGTATCGGAGGCGTAGGACTGGACCTGTCGATTATGGTGCTGTTGCTGGTGGTGTTCATCTCGATGAGCGCCGTCAGATCACAGCTCCTGGGTTGA
- the wag31 gene encoding DivIVA-like cell division protein Wag31, which yields MPLTPADVHNVAFSKPPIGKRGYNEDEVDAFLDLVEAELARLIGENDDLRDQVAQLEQRLGDAEADLDEARNQPAPAQTQALQASPSPLGRGGGAPAPQLAGVGGSADADGGDHHVQAAKVLGLAQEMADRLTAEAKNEADTMLSDARTKSEQLLSDARTKADGLVNDARSRAETMLNDARTRSETLERQSRDKASGLVSDAERKQNEIMGAIQRDKSVLEKKIDELRTFEREYRTRLKTYLESQLRDLEGRGSAAPTDNSANANRSGSNGGYAASGYGQRADTGS from the coding sequence ATGCCGCTGACGCCCGCCGACGTTCACAACGTCGCGTTCAGCAAACCCCCGATCGGGAAGCGGGGGTACAACGAGGACGAGGTCGACGCCTTCCTCGATCTGGTCGAGGCCGAACTGGCCCGGCTGATCGGGGAGAACGACGACCTACGAGACCAGGTCGCGCAGCTCGAGCAGCGCCTCGGCGATGCCGAGGCCGACCTGGACGAGGCCCGCAACCAGCCGGCCCCGGCACAGACGCAGGCGCTGCAGGCGTCTCCGTCGCCGCTGGGCCGAGGTGGCGGCGCCCCTGCCCCCCAGCTCGCCGGTGTGGGGGGATCCGCCGACGCCGACGGTGGTGACCACCACGTGCAGGCGGCCAAGGTCCTGGGCCTCGCCCAGGAGATGGCCGACCGGCTCACGGCCGAGGCGAAGAACGAGGCCGACACGATGCTGTCGGATGCGCGGACCAAGTCCGAGCAGCTCCTCTCCGACGCCCGGACGAAGGCGGACGGCCTGGTCAACGACGCGCGCTCGCGTGCCGAGACCATGCTCAACGACGCGCGGACCCGCTCCGAGACACTCGAGCGCCAGTCCCGCGACAAGGCATCCGGCCTGGTCAGTGATGCCGAGCGCAAGCAGAACGAGATCATGGGTGCGATCCAGCGGGACAAGTCCGTGCTGGAGAAGAAGATCGACGAGCTCCGCACCTTCGAGCGCGAGTACCGCACCCGGCTCAAGACCTATCTGGAGTCGCAGCTGCGCGACCTGGAAGGACGCGGCTCGGCTGCGCCGACGGACAACTCGGCCAACGCGAACCGATCCGGTTCGAACGGTGGCTACGCCGCCTCCGGCTACGGCCAGCGGGCCGACACCGGGAGCTGA